One stretch of Arachis hypogaea cultivar Tifrunner chromosome 20, arahy.Tifrunner.gnm2.J5K5, whole genome shotgun sequence DNA includes these proteins:
- the LOC112783858 gene encoding protein kinase PINOID: MVDSGFGGGRDSGMSLETVNSAQRTSMSSDSICSTSFSRLSFDLLPTSPESLSIKPHRSSDFAYSAIRSATFRRKSGLTFRDFHLLRRIGAGDIGTVYLCRLRDSAAASDEFPSGEYDNSNSNGNDEPAGCFYAMKVVDKEAVAMKNKSQRAEMERKILKMLDHPFLPTLYAEFEASHFSCIVMEFCPGGDLHSLRHKQPHKRFPLSSARFYAAEVLVALEYLHMLGIIYRDLKPENVLVRSDGHIMLSDFDLSLCSDAIPAVESSDYSPDPENTFPLPYTNTRTYSATPLFSCLSNRVFRSRKVQTLNPKRLFVAEPVGARSCSFVGTHEYVSPEVASGNSHGNAVDWWSFGIFVYELVYGRTPFAGPSNDVTLRNIIKKPLAFPTATSCSTLEHHVRDLISGLLHKDPTRRLGSRRGAADVKKHPFFSGINLALIRMLTPPEIPYLRGQKTMPSSLFSATTKGHNTIMSNKQLQTTASFDCF, encoded by the exons ATGGTAGATAGTGGTTTTGGTGGTGGTCGTGATTCTGGGATGAGCTTGGAGACTGTGAATTCTGCACAGAGAACTTCCATGAGCAGCGACAGCATCTGTAGCACCAGCTTCAGCCGTCTCTCCTTCGACCTCCTACCTACCTCGCCGGAGAGCCTCTCCATCAAGCCACACCGCTCCTCTGACTTTGCATACTCCGCCATCCGCTCCGCCACTTTCCGCCGCAAGTCCGGTCTCACTTTTCGCGACTTTCACCTCCTCCGCCGTATAGGCGCCGGTGACATCGGCACCGTCTACCTCTGCCGCCTCCGTGACTCAGCCGCCGCCTCCGATGAGTTCCCCTCCGGTGAGTACGACAACTCCAACAGCAACGGCAACGATGAACCAGCCGGGTGCTTCTACGCGATGAAGGTTGTGGACAAGGAGGCGGTGGCGATGAAGAACAAGTCGCAGAGGGCCGAAATGGAGAGGAAGATCCTAAAGATGTTGGACCATCCGTTCCTTCCTACCCTGTATGCGGAGTTTGAAGCGTCTCATTTCTCTTGCATTGTGATGGAGTTTTGTCCCGGCGGCGACCTCCACTCCCTCCGCCACAAGCAACCACACAAACGGTTCCCTCTCTCCTCCGCAAG GTTTTACGCTGCGGAGGTACTGGTTGCTTTGGAATACCTGCACATGCTTGGAATCATCTACAGGGATCTAAAGCCCGAAAACGTGTTGGTCAGATCAGACGGTCACATCATGCTCTCCGATTTCGATCTCTCCCTTTGTTCCGATGCAATCCCAGCCGTTGAATCCTCTGACTATTCCCCTGACCCAGAAAACACATTCCCGCTACcatacacaaacacacgcaccTACTCAGCAACGCCACTATTCTCCTGTCTCTCTAACCGCGTCTTCCGATCCAGGAAAGTTCAGACGCTCAACCCCAAGCGCCTCTTCGTGGCCGAGCCTGTCGGAGCACGCTCCTGCTCCTTCGTCGGAACTCACGAGTACGTGTCGCCAGAGGTTGCCTCCGGGAATTCCCACGGAAATGCCGTTGACTGGTGGTCTTTCGGGATATTCGTGTACGAGCTCGTGTATGGTCGCACACCGTTTGCTGGTCCATCCAACGATGTGACACTGCGCAACATCATAAAGAAGCCATTGGCGTTTCCTACAGCCACGTCCTGCAGCACGCTTGAGCACCACGTCCGGGACCTCATAAGTGGCTTGCTCCACAAGGACCCCACTCGAAGACTCGGGTCCAGGCGGGGCGCTGCTGACGTCAAAAAGCACCCCTTCTTCAGCGGGATCAACCTGGCGCTCATCAGGATGCTCACTCCGCCGGAGATTCCCTATCTCAGGGGGCAAAAAACGATGCCTTCTTCGTTGTTCTCTGCTACTACTAAAGGCCACAACACCATAATGAGTAATAAGCAGCTGCAAACAACGGCGTCGTTTGATTGCTTTTGA
- the LOC112783472 gene encoding uncharacterized protein: protein MGAIPFHHSILEVRLPKHFDKPTDMRYDGTQDPQEHLTAFEARMNLEGVGDEVRCRAFPVTLAGPAIRWFNALPQGSVTTFADTTHSFLAQFTTRIAKAKHPINLQGVTQRNGEPTRKYLDRFNDECLEMDGLTDSVASLCLTNGLSNEDFRKHLTPKPVWTMQEIQNVTR from the coding sequence ATGGGAGCAATTCCTTTTCACCACTCCATTCTCGAGGTCCGGCTACCGAAGCACTTCGATAAGCCTACGGACATGAGATATGATGGAACCCAGGACCCTCAGGAACACCTAACAGCCTTTGAGGCTAGGATGAACCTCGAGGGTGTGGGCGACGAGGTGAGGTGTCGTGCTTTCCCCGTAACCCTAGCAGGACCGGCAATCCGATGGTTCAACGCGCTCCCCCAAGGGTCCGTGACGACTTTCGCGGACACAACTCACAGCTTTTTAGCGCAATTTACTACGCGCATTGCCAAAGCAAAGCACCCGATCAACCTCCAAGGGGTAACCCAAAGAAACGGAGAACCGACCAGGAAGTATCTTGACAGGTTCAACGATGAATGTCTGGAGATGGACGGCCTGACcgactcggtggccagcctgTGTTTGACGAACGGGCTGTCGAACGAAGACTTTAGGAAACACCTTACCCCCAAGCCTGTATGGACCATGCAAGAAATTCAGAACGTTACAAGATAA